CTCGTGGCCGAACGACCTCCTCGCGACGGTGTGGCCCACCGAGGACTACCAGCTCGTCGAGGCCCGCGTGCCCACCGACCTGCCGGAGTCCGACCTGTTCGCGGGGCTCCCTGACGACGAGGACACCACCGCGTGAGCACCATCCTGACGGCCATCGCCGCCGCCCCCAGCCCGAGCCCGTCGGTCGTGCCCGACGTCGACGTCACCCCCGGGGTCGCCGGCTTCGTCGCGATCGCGGTCGTCGCGGTCGTCACGATCCTGCTCGTGGTCGACATGACCCGCCGGATCCGTCGGACCCGCTACCGCGCGGAGATCCGCCAGCGGCTCGAGTCCGACGCGGGCGACGGCACGTCGACGGACGAGCCGGTGCGTCGCGCCGACGAGGACGGCCGGACCGACGTGGGCGACGACACCGAACGCGGCTGAGCCCGCGACGTCGGCAGCGGCGACACCAGCAGCGGCGACGTCGGCAGCAGCGACGTCCCCAGCAGACGGACGGGAGGCCCGTGGCGAGCGTGCCACGGGCCTCCCGTCCGTCGTCCGGTCGCCCCTGCCGGCCGGTGCCGCGGTCCGCAGCGGCTGTGGTCAGCGCACCGGGTCGAGGGCCACGATGAGCACGCCGACCCACTGCGCGGCGAACGCGACGACGGTCAGTGCGTGGAAGACCTCGTGGAAGCCGAACACGGTCGGGGCGGGGTCGGGGCGCTTGAAGCCGTAGACCAGGGCACCGATGACGTACGCCAGGCCGCCGGAGAGCACGAGGACCGTCATGGGGACGCTCGCGGCGAAGAACTGCGGGAGCAGACCGAGCGCGGCGCACCCGAGCACGAGGTAGATCGGCACGTACAGCCAGCGCGGGGCGCCGATCCACAGGACGCGGAAGGCGATGCCCAGCGCGGCTCCGGACCACATCACCCAGAGCACGACCACCATGAGCGTGTGCGGCAGCGCGCAGATCGCGATCGGCGTGTAGGTGCCGGCGATGAGCAGCAGGATGTTCGTGTGGTCGATCCGCTTGAGGACCTTCTTCACCGTCGGGCCCCACGGGAATCGGTGGTAGGTCGCGGAGACGCCGAACATGAGCAGCGACGTCGCCATGAACACGGCGCTGCCGGCCTTCGCGGCCCCGCTGTCGGCCAGCGAGATGAGCACGATGCCCATCGCGATGGCGAACGGGAACGTGCCGAGGTGGATCCAGCCGCGCCAGGCGGGGCGCGGCGACTCGGTGGTGTCCGCTTCCTCGGTGAACGGGACGTGGGGGAGCGTGGCGGTCTCGTCCTGCATGGGGCGACAGTAGGGCCCCCGGCCGAACGGCAGCAGGGAATGCACAGCCCCGCACGACCGGCGCCACGGTGCACTACAGTCGTGGCGTGACCGGCAGGGTGGGATGGGCAGGGCGCGGCGTCCTCTACCGTGCCTACCAGCGTCGTATCCGCCGCCAGATCGACGGCCAGGCGATGCCGAAGCACGTCGCCATGATCGTCGACGGCAACCGTCGCTGGGCCAAGCAGCTCGGCCTCGAGTCGGCCGCCCACGGGCACCGTGCCGGCGCCGCCAAGATCCCCGAGTTCCTCGACTGGTGCGACGAGCTCGGCATCGAGGTCGTCACGCTCTACCTGCTGTCCGCCGACAACCTGACCGGTCGGGGCGGCGAGGAGCTCGAGCAGCTCGTCGGCATCATCGGCGACCTGGCCGGGACGCTCGCCGTGCACCGCGACTGGCGCGTGCAGCACGTCGGTTCCGACGAGGGGCTGCCCGCGGGTCTCCTCGGGGCGCTCGCGGACGCCGAGGCCCGGAGCGCAGCCCACACCGGCCTGCACGTCAACCTCGCGGTGGGCTACGGCGGACGCCGGGAGATCGCCGACGCCATGCGGAGCATCGTCCGGGCGCACGGCGAGGGCGGCGGCACGCTCGACACCCTGGCCGAGGTGCTGACGCCCGAGCTCATCGGCGACCACCTGTACACGCAGGGCCAGCCCGATCCCGACCTGGTGATCCGCACCTCGGGTGAGCAGCGGTTGTCGGACTTCATGCTGTGGCAGAGCGCGCACAGCGAGTTCTACTTCGTCGAGGCCCTCTACCCGGACCTGCGCGAGGTCGACTTCCTGCGGGCCGTGCGCGACTTCGGCCTGCGCTCCCGTCGTTTCGGCGGCTGATCGCGGGAGGCTCCCGACGGCGGTGGCGAGTGCGTCGGGCGGCTCAGGTTCGCGCGGCCTCCGTGCGTCCCAGTAGACTCACAGGGTTTTCGTCCCACGGAAGGTTGCCCCTGTGAACATCGCCGAGTACGCGGCCGGCTTCGACGAGGAGCCCGGGTACCTCGACCACGCCGCCTTCGGGCCGGTGCAGACCGCCGTGCTCGAGGAGCAGCGGGTGCTCGGGACGATCCAGGAGCGCATGCGCTTCGGCGCCGTGGAGACCCTCGACGAGCAGGACGCCCGGGTGCGCACCGTCGCTGCCCGGCTCGTCGGCCGTCGCGAGGACCAGGTGGTCTCGCAGACCGCCACGACGCCGGGGCTGCTGCACACGGCGTTCGGCCTGACCGGCGGTGTCCTGGTGGCCGCCGACGAGTACCCGTCGCTGCCGCTCGCACTGGCGAGCGCCGCCTCGGCGACGGGTGGCCGCGTGCAGCCCGTCGTCGTCGAGTCCGGTGCCGGCTGGATGACCCCGACGCTGGTCCGGGAGCGCCTGACCGACGACGTCGCCGCCGTCGCCGTGTCGCTCGTCGACTGGCAGACCGGGTACCTCGCCGACCTCGCTGCGATCCGGGAGGTCATCGGGGACCGCCTGCTCATCGTCGACGCGATCCAGGGCTTCGGCGTCGTCGACGCCCCGTACGAGGTCGCCGACGTCGTCGCCACCGGCGGGCAGAAGTGGCTGCACGCCGGGTGGGGCACGGGTTTCCTCGCGTTCAGCGACCGCGCCCTGAACCGCCTGCGCCCGGCGCTGTCCGGGCCGCACGGCACGACCGGCTGGCCGACCGAGGTCCCCTCGGTGAAGCCGGGCGCCGCGGGGTACCAGATGACGCGCGTCGACCCGGTCGCCCAGGCCCGGATGGCGGTGTCCCTCGAGCGGCTGGTCTCCGTCGGGGTCGGGGCCGTGCAGGAGCGCGTGGCCGACCGGGTCGAGCGGGTGCTCGACATCGCCGACGAGTTCGGCCTGTCGGTCGAGTCCAGCCGTGACCCGCGCGAGCGTGCCGGCATCGTCGTGCTGCGTCCGCCGCAGGGTCGGCTCACGGCGCTGTCCGCGGCGCTGCACAACCACGGGGTCACGGCGACGACGCGGCTCGGGGTCGCGCGGGTGTCGGTGTTCGCGTCCACCACGGACGCGACGCTCGACATGTTCCGCGACGCGTGCCTGTCCTACGCCACGATGCAGTAGCGCGCCCGCGCGCTGGCCGCCCGCCCGCCGGCCTGGCCGCGGTCCGCGAGACTCGGCCGGGCGGACGTGTTCGCGCCTCCCAGCCCGCGAATCCGTCCGCGTCCGCGAATCTCGCCGCTGCGCGCCTGCGCCCGAGGCGGCCGGGAGGCCCGTGGCGGGCCCGCCACGTGCCTCCCGGCCGTCGTGGTGCGCGTTCACGTGACCGTAACCTCGGGGACCGCGTGTCGCGGTCCGGCTGTCGGGGGCCGGTCGTAGCTTGGCCCCACCGGGCACGGTGCCCGGTCGGAGCGGCCAGGCAACGGTGCTTCGGGACCGCTCTCCGGCCGCGTCGAGGACAGTGACCGGGCCGAGCGCGGCCCGGGGATGGAGTGGTCGTGACCTCTCGCAACGTCGCTCGCGAACCCGCCCAGCGGTCCACCGCGGACTCGTCCACGTCGGTCGCCCAACGCACGTACGTGCTCGACACGTCGGTGCTCCTCAGCGATCCGCGGGCGCTGTTCCGCTTCGCCGAGCACGCCGTGGTGCTGCCCGTGGTCGTCGTCAGCGAGCTCGAGTCCAAGCGCGACGACCCGGAGATCGGGTACTTCGCACGCCAGGCCCTGCGGCTGCTCGACGAACTGCGGGTCGAGCACGAGCGGCTCGACTTCCCCGTCGCACTCGACGACGGCGGTTCCTTCCGCGTCGAGCTGAACCACTCCGAGCAGTCCGTGCTCCCGTCCGGGCTCCGGCTCGGGGACAACGACTCGCGGATCCTGGCCGTCGCATCGAACCTGGCGAACGACGGTCTGGACGTCGTCGTCGTGTCGAAGGACCTGCCACTCCGAGTCAAGGCGTCGTCGATCGGCATGGCCGCCGAGGAGTACCGCGCCGAGCTCGCCGTCGACTCCGGCTACACGGGCATCACCGACCTGCAGGTGTCCGGCGAGCAGATGAGCGACCTGTACGAGCACGAGGAGATCCGGTCCTCGCACCTCGACGGCGTCCCGGTGAACACCGGCGTCGTCATCCACTCGGAGCGCGGGTCGGCCCTCGGCCGCGTGCACGAGGCCGGCGCGGTGTCGCTCGTCCGCGGCGACCGCGAGGTCTTCGGGCTGCGGGGACGCTCCGCCGAGCAGCGGCTCGCGATCGACGCCCTGCTCGACCCGGAGATCGGCATCGTCTCGCTCGGAGGTTCGGCCGGCACCGGCAAGTCGGCGCTCGCGCTCTGCGCCGGGCTCGAGGCGGTGCTCGAACGACAGCAGCACAAGAAGATCATGGTGTTCCGGCCGCTCTACGCCGTGGGTGGGCAGGAGCTCGGGTACCTGCCCGGCGACGCCGCCGAGAAGATGAACCCCTGGGCGCAGGCCGTCTTCGACACCCTCGGCGCGCTGGTGTCCGACAACGTCCTCGACGAGGTCGTCGAGCGCGGGATGCTCGAGGTGCTGCCGCTCACGCACATCCGCGGGCGGTCCCTGCACGACGCGTTCGTGATCGTGGACGAGGCGCAGTCGCTCGAGCGGAACGTCCTGCTCACCATGCTGTCGCGCATCGGGCAGAACTCGCGCGTGGTGCTGACGCACGACGTCGCCCAGCGGGACAACCTGCGGGTCGGCCGGCACGACGGTGTCGCGAGCGTGATCGAGCGCCTGAAGGGGCACCCGCTGTTCGCGCACGTGACGCTGACCCGCTCGGAACGGTCGGCGATCGCGGCGCTCGTGACGGAGCTGCTCGACTCGCCCGACCTCGGGTAGCGCGGCTGGTCGGCCGCCGGCGGGACTCGCCTGGGCGGACACGTTCGCGGTCGCAGGACTGCGAACGTGTCCGCAGGCGCGAGTCTCGGGGGTGACCCGACGACGGACGGGAGGCGCGGTGCCAGCCGGCACCGTGCCTCCCGTCCGTCAGTGGGTCCCGTGGGTCAGTTCGGGTGCGTCATCGACAGGACGTCCAGCGCGCTGTCGAGCTGCTCCTCGGTGACCTCGCCGCGCTCGACGTGGCCCAGGGCGACGACCGACTCGCGCACGGTGATGCCCTCGGCGACGGCGTACTTGGCGACCTTGGCCGCGGCCTCGTACCCGATGACGCGGTTGAGCGGCGTGACGATCGACGGGGACGACTCGGCGAACGCGCGGGCGCGCTCGAGGTTCGCCTGCAGCCCGTCGATGGTCTTGTCGGCGAGCACCCGCGAGCTGTTCGCGAGCAGGCGGATCGACTCGAGCAGGGCCGTGCCCATCACCGGGATCGCGACGTTGAGCTCGAAGGCACCCGAGGCGCCGGCCCAGGCGACCGTCGCGTCGTTGCCGATGACGCGTGCAGCGACCATCAGGGTGGCCTCGGGGATGACCGGGTTCACCTTGCCGGGCATGATCGACGAGCCGGGCTGCAGGTCCGGGATGTGCAGCTCGCCGAGGCCCGTGTTCGGACCCGAGCCCATCCAGCGCAGGTCGTTGTTGATCTTCGTCAGGCTGACCGCGATGACCTTGAGCGCACCCGACGCCTCGACCAGTGCGTCCCGGGCACCCTGTGCCTCGAAGTGGTCGAGCGCCTCGGTGATCGGCAGGCCGGTGTCCGAGGCCAGACGGGCGATGACCTGCTGCGGGAAGCCCTTCGGCGTGTTGATGCCGGTGCCCACCGCGGTGCCGCCGAGCGGGACCTCGGCGACGCGGGGGAGCGTGGCCTGCACGCGCTCGATGCCGAGCCGGACCTGGCGGGCGTAGCCGCCGAACTCCTGCCCGAGGGTGACCGGGGTGGCGTCCATCAGGTGGGTGCGTCCGGACTTCACGGCGTCGGCCCAGAGCGTCGCCTTGGCCTCGAGCGACTCCGCCAGGTGCTCGAGCGCGGGGACGAGCGTGCGGATGAGGGCCTCGGTCACGGCGACGTGCACGGAGGTCGGGAAGACGTCGTTCGACGACTGGGACGCGTTGACGTGGTCGTTCGGGTGGACGTCCGTGCCGGCGATGCGGGTCGCCAGGGTCGCGAGGACCTCGTTCATGTTCATGTTCGACGAGGTGCCGCTGCCCGTCTGGTAGACGTCCACCGGGAACTGGTCGTGGTGCTCGCCGCCGATGATCGCGTCGGCCGCCCGTGCGATCGCGTCGGCCACGGTCGGGTCGACGATGCCGAGGGACCCGTTGACGACCGCTGCGGCGCGCTTGATCCGGGCGAGGGCGACGATCTGTGCCGGCTCGAGTCCGCTGCCCGAGATCGGGAAGTTCTCGACCGCGCGCTGCGTCTGGGCGCGGTAGAGGGCGTCCACCGGGACGCGGACCTCGCCCATCGTGTCGTGCTCGATGCGGAAGCCGTCACCGCCCGTCGCGGTCCGGTCGGTCGCGGTCTGGTCGGGCTCGCTGGTGTGGGTCACGTCGTCGTGGTCCTTCCTGTGGTGCACGGCCGGAGCGGTCGCCCCGGTGTCTTCGGCGGCCCGGTGGTCTCCGGGCGTCGCGTCGTGGCGGCCGGTCAGGCCTGGCCCACGACGGTGTCGATGGTGACCTCGCCCGTGGAGAGGTCGTAGGTCGCCCCGACGACGGCCAACCTACCGTCGGCGACCGCGTCGGAGACGACACCGGACCGCTCGATCACCTGGCGGAGCGTGGCCTCGAGGTGCGCGGCACCGACGGCCTCCTGCGGGAGCTCGGCGTCGGTCGCGCGGACCCGCTCGACGCTCGGCGCGATCGCGTCGACGAGCGACTGCAGGTGCGGCGCGGGCACGGGCTCGCCCGAGCGCGCCGCGGCGACGGCTCCGCACGCGGTGTGGCGGAGGACGACGACGAGCGGGGTGCCGAGGGCGACGACCGCGAACTCGATGGAGCCGAGCACGACGTCGTCGACGATCTGACCGGCGTTGCGGATCGCGAACAGGTCACCGATGCCCGCGTCGAAGACGTGCTCGAACGGCACGCGTGAGTCGGAGCAGCCGAGCACGGTCGCGAAGGGCGCCTGCGAGCCCGTGAGCTCGCCACGGCGGTCCGGGTCGATCCGGCCGGTGCGGCGCTTGTCGGCGGCGAAGCGGGCGTTGCCCTCGACGAGCAGGCGGAGGGCGTCGGACGGGGTGGAGGCGGCGCGGTCGGGCATGGTCTTCCTCGTGCTTCGGGTTCGGTCGGGCGGGGTCAGTTCGCGAGCTGCTCGGTGACGGCCTTCGCGACGGTCGTGAACGACGAGTCGTCGGCCGTGCCGGACAGGACGATGGTGTCGCGGCCGAAGGTGTGCACGAGCGAGTACGCGTGGTTCCCGGCGTCCTTGCCCTCGTCACGACGGTCGTACACCGTCCACTTCGTGCCGTCGATGGTGCGGTCACCGGTGGCGGGCTCCTGGTCGAGCTGGTTGGCCACCCACGACGCGTTCGCATCGATGCCCTGCTGGAGGCCGATGTACTGGCGGTCCGGGGTGACGAGGCCGACCGTCCAGACCCGCACGCCGTCCGACGTCTTGTCCTGGAAGTCGGCGCGGTTCGAGGTGAAACCGTCGGGCAGGTCCGGTGCCGCGAGCGTCACGCCGGGCACGTCGGCACCGGCGGCGACCTGCTGGTAGTCCACGGACCGGTCGACGGTCTGGTCCGGTCGCACGACCACGGCGACCAGGAAGAGCACGATGCCGAGCGATGCGATGAGCGCCAGCACGAGGTTGAAGGCGGTCTGGTGCTCGCGGCGGGAGCGTCGCGCGGCGTCCTTCCGGGCCCAGGTCTCCTCCGGGGTCTCCGGGCGGCCGAGCTCGGCGACGATCGGGCGTCCGTCGGGGTCGGTCACCGTGCTGCTCCGTCCGGGTCGCCTGCGGTGTCCGCGGTGCCGTCACCGGCCGACGCGGCACGGGCGGCGTCCAGCCGGGCGCGCGCACCGACGAGCCACTCCTCGCACCGGGCCGCGAGGGCTTCGCCACGCTCCCAGAGCGCGAGCGAACGCTCGAGCGTCGCGGACCCCTGCTCCAGCTCACCGACGACGCGCACGAGT
The sequence above is drawn from the Curtobacterium sp. MR_MD2014 genome and encodes:
- a CDS encoding DUF4245 domain-containing protein; the protein is MTDPDGRPIVAELGRPETPEETWARKDAARRSRREHQTAFNLVLALIASLGIVLFLVAVVVRPDQTVDRSVDYQQVAAGADVPGVTLAAPDLPDGFTSNRADFQDKTSDGVRVWTVGLVTPDRQYIGLQQGIDANASWVANQLDQEPATGDRTIDGTKWTVYDRRDEGKDAGNHAYSLVHTFGRDTIVLSGTADDSSFTTVAKAVTEQLAN
- a CDS encoding exodeoxyribonuclease VII small subunit — protein: MSSQQEPVPSDVQSLSYEAARDELVRVVGELEQGSATLERSLALWERGEALAARCEEWLVGARARLDAARAASAGDGTADTAGDPDGAAR
- a CDS encoding class II fumarate hydratase, whose product is MEHDTMGEVRVPVDALYRAQTQRAVENFPISGSGLEPAQIVALARIKRAAAVVNGSLGIVDPTVADAIARAADAIIGGEHHDQFPVDVYQTGSGTSSNMNMNEVLATLATRIAGTDVHPNDHVNASQSSNDVFPTSVHVAVTEALIRTLVPALEHLAESLEAKATLWADAVKSGRTHLMDATPVTLGQEFGGYARQVRLGIERVQATLPRVAEVPLGGTAVGTGINTPKGFPQQVIARLASDTGLPITEALDHFEAQGARDALVEASGALKVIAVSLTKINNDLRWMGSGPNTGLGELHIPDLQPGSSIMPGKVNPVIPEATLMVAARVIGNDATVAWAGASGAFELNVAIPVMGTALLESIRLLANSSRVLADKTIDGLQANLERARAFAESSPSIVTPLNRVIGYEAAAKVAKYAVAEGITVRESVVALGHVERGEVTEEQLDSALDVLSMTHPN
- a CDS encoding carbonic anhydrase gives rise to the protein MPDRAASTPSDALRLLVEGNARFAADKRRTGRIDPDRRGELTGSQAPFATVLGCSDSRVPFEHVFDAGIGDLFAIRNAGQIVDDVVLGSIEFAVVALGTPLVVVLRHTACGAVAAARSGEPVPAPHLQSLVDAIAPSVERVRATDAELPQEAVGAAHLEATLRQVIERSGVVSDAVADGRLAVVGATYDLSTGEVTIDTVVGQA
- a CDS encoding aminotransferase class V-fold PLP-dependent enzyme; this encodes MNIAEYAAGFDEEPGYLDHAAFGPVQTAVLEEQRVLGTIQERMRFGAVETLDEQDARVRTVAARLVGRREDQVVSQTATTPGLLHTAFGLTGGVLVAADEYPSLPLALASAASATGGRVQPVVVESGAGWMTPTLVRERLTDDVAAVAVSLVDWQTGYLADLAAIREVIGDRLLIVDAIQGFGVVDAPYEVADVVATGGQKWLHAGWGTGFLAFSDRALNRLRPALSGPHGTTGWPTEVPSVKPGAAGYQMTRVDPVAQARMAVSLERLVSVGVGAVQERVADRVERVLDIADEFGLSVESSRDPRERAGIVVLRPPQGRLTALSAALHNHGVTATTRLGVARVSVFASTTDATLDMFRDACLSYATMQ
- a CDS encoding isoprenyl transferase; protein product: MTGRVGWAGRGVLYRAYQRRIRRQIDGQAMPKHVAMIVDGNRRWAKQLGLESAAHGHRAGAAKIPEFLDWCDELGIEVVTLYLLSADNLTGRGGEELEQLVGIIGDLAGTLAVHRDWRVQHVGSDEGLPAGLLGALADAEARSAAHTGLHVNLAVGYGGRREIADAMRSIVRAHGEGGGTLDTLAEVLTPELIGDHLYTQGQPDPDLVIRTSGEQRLSDFMLWQSAHSEFYFVEALYPDLREVDFLRAVRDFGLRSRRFGG
- a CDS encoding PhoH family protein, with product MVVTSRNVAREPAQRSTADSSTSVAQRTYVLDTSVLLSDPRALFRFAEHAVVLPVVVVSELESKRDDPEIGYFARQALRLLDELRVEHERLDFPVALDDGGSFRVELNHSEQSVLPSGLRLGDNDSRILAVASNLANDGLDVVVVSKDLPLRVKASSIGMAAEEYRAELAVDSGYTGITDLQVSGEQMSDLYEHEEIRSSHLDGVPVNTGVVIHSERGSALGRVHEAGAVSLVRGDREVFGLRGRSAEQRLAIDALLDPEIGIVSLGGSAGTGKSALALCAGLEAVLERQQHKKIMVFRPLYAVGGQELGYLPGDAAEKMNPWAQAVFDTLGALVSDNVLDEVVERGMLEVLPLTHIRGRSLHDAFVIVDEAQSLERNVLLTMLSRIGQNSRVVLTHDVAQRDNLRVGRHDGVASVIERLKGHPLFAHVTLTRSERSAIAALVTELLDSPDLG
- the trhA gene encoding PAQR family membrane homeostasis protein TrhA, translated to MQDETATLPHVPFTEEADTTESPRPAWRGWIHLGTFPFAIAMGIVLISLADSGAAKAGSAVFMATSLLMFGVSATYHRFPWGPTVKKVLKRIDHTNILLLIAGTYTPIAICALPHTLMVVVLWVMWSGAALGIAFRVLWIGAPRWLYVPIYLVLGCAALGLLPQFFAASVPMTVLVLSGGLAYVIGALVYGFKRPDPAPTVFGFHEVFHALTVVAFAAQWVGVLIVALDPVR